The proteins below are encoded in one region of Misgurnus anguillicaudatus chromosome 24, ASM2758022v2, whole genome shotgun sequence:
- the spint2 gene encoding kunitz-type protease inhibitor 2, with protein MAQVWFTACVVGFLCCFSLLNACTWDSNIDLEQGLDIRSFDNGAAYLAYLPEVSDAEECMQACCDRIDCQLALIGTPAGGKPECRLVNCVKDGNDVCVLTPSTQFKVYRKTADTDAQGQNEADVRTAFTTDDCRLTSVVGNCRASFPRYYYDVTNQTCKPFIYGGCGGNNNNFDTQEACQTACNGVTGTVLSDSHAVSQRSRMSAPEDMNADEPKALPEMTYEDFQEKCLAVAKTGYCRASIRRYFYNNGTCEPFTYGGCRGNMNNYETEEECMTTCTVKIISRNEMPLVTPSAPNSYQEACLAPSDSGPCRAAFSRFYFEPSTHSCQPFLYGGCQGNQNRYNTEEECMSACTGNDGRFDGHGHGHGRGRWSPAFFLVATLAIMSALLLVGLVLIAVRRNNRRFQRLDDKEELLPSEEWSVDQSSKTVST; from the exons ATGGCACAGGTGTGGTTTACAGCCTGCGTCGTTGGGTTTCTTTGTTGTTTTTCGCTTCTGAATGCGTGTACATGGGACTCAAACATCGATCTGGAGCAAGGTCTGGACATCAGATCGTTTGACAATGGCGCAGCTTACCTGGCTTACCTGCCGGAGGTCTCCGATGCGGAAGAGTGTATGCAGGCTTGTTGTGATAGAATCGACTGCCAGCTCGCTCTTATCGGGACTCCAGCGGGCGGAAAACCAGAGTGTCGCCTGGTAAACTGCGTTAAAGACGGCAACGACGTCTGCGTCCTGACGCCCAGCACTCAATTCAAGGTTTACCGAAAGACCGCCGATACTGACGCGCAGGGCCAAAACGAGGCTGATGTTCGCACTGCGTTCACAACAG ATGACTGCCGTCTCACAAGTGTGGTGGGAAACTGCCGTGCCTCCTTCCCACGTTACTATTATGACGTCACCAATCAGACCTGCAAACCGTTCATCTATGGTGGATGTGGGGGAAACAATAATAACTTTGATACCCAGGAGGCTTGCCAGACGGCTTGCAATGGAGTGACAG GTACTGTGCTCAGTGACTCTCATGCTGTGTCTCAACGCAGTAGAATGTCCGCCCCTGAAGATATGAATG CTGATGAGCCCAAGGCTCTTCCTGAGATGACGTATGAGGACTTTCAAG AGAAATGTCTGGCCGTTGCGAAGACCGGGTACTGCAGAGCCTCCATCAGGCGCTACTTCTACAACAATGGCACCTGTGAGCCATTTACCTATGGAGGCTGCAGGGGCAACATGAACAACTATGAAACAGAGGAGGAGTGCATGACAACCTGCACAG TGAAGATCATTTCCAGAAATGAGATGCCACTTGTCACTCCCAGTGCCCCTAACAGCTACCAAG AAGCCTGTCTCGCACCATCTGACTCCGGTCCATGCCGTGCAGCCTTCTCTAGGTTTTACTTTGAGCCTAGCACCCATTCCTGTCAGCCCTTCCTGTACGGAGGCTGCCAGGGCAACCAAAATCGCTACAACACTGAGGAAGAGTGCATGTCAGCTTGTACTGGGAATGATG GGCGATTTGATGGGCATGGACATGGCCATGGACGTGGTCGTTGGTCTCCAG CCTTCTTCCTAGTGGCCACCCTGGCCATCATGTCTGCCCTCCTGCTGGTGGGTTTGGTCCTGATCGCAGTGCGTAGGAACAACAGAAGATTCCAGAGGTTGGATGATAAGGAGGAGTTACTGCCATCAGAGGAGTGGTCTGTTGACCAGTCATCCAAAACGGTGTCAACCTAA